The following are from one region of the Vicia villosa cultivar HV-30 ecotype Madison, WI unplaced genomic scaffold, Vvil1.0 ctg.001503F_1_1, whole genome shotgun sequence genome:
- the LOC131635535 gene encoding factor of DNA methylation 4-like, protein MMNRKTEHTRESDLDYYQRRYSEELKDNYHKLQISDATFRCPFCYNKDYYSLTDLLRHASRIVADVHGETVKEIAKHFVLVRYLDSKISENKSNDMNVDDTVKSLNGNAAEDELFVWPWVVVLANNVEKFDPKSGEYLRKNKKEIQEELLVKGFRPLNVTPKWNSGGQTEFVIVEFGTEWNAFTNAFKLERRFEEEHCGKRDYFGLQKQERGDKLFGWMARGDDYNLRDIVGNHLRKKGNLKTISEKEAEDKRKALKLESSLTNTLKQKKKELEEITRKYDEIVDIKPVAEASKRKFFGEENWKASKIKFDDEREMKATQWNDYQGNSKEILDENDEKQYKLSKQRKD, encoded by the exons ATGATGAACCGAAAAACAGAACATACACGTGAATCTGATTTGGATTACTACCAGCGTAGATATTCCGAAGAGTTGAAAGATAATTACCATAAGCTCCAAATCTCCGACGCAACATTTCGGTGTCCGTTCTGTTACAATAAGGATTATTATTCTTTGACTGACCTTTTGAGACATGCTTCAAGGATTGTTGCTGACGTGCATGGAGAGACTGTGAAAGAAATTGCTAAACATTTTGTCCTAGTAAGGTATCTTGACTCTAAAATTTCTGAAAATAAGTCGAATGATATGAATGTTGATGATACTGTTAAGTCACTTAATGGTAATGCTGCTGAAGATGAGTTGTTTGTCTGGCCTTGGGTTGTAGTTCTGGCTAACAATGTTGAAAAATTTGACCCAAAGTCTGGTGAGTATTTAAGGAAGAATAAAAAGGAAATTCAAGAGGAACTGCTTGTGAAAGGGTTTCGGCCGCTGAATGTTACACCAAAGTGGAATAGTGGAGGGCAAACAGAGTTTGTGATAGTTGAATTTGGAACAGAATGGAATGCTTTCACCAATGCTTTCAAACTAgaaagaagatttgaagaagaacaTTGTGGTAAGAGAGATTACTTTGGTTTACAGAAGCAAGAGCGAGGAGATAAACTTTTTGGGTGGATGGCACGTGGCGATGACTATAATTTAAGGGATATTGTTGGCAATCACCTCCGGAAAAAAGGGAATTTGAAAACTATTTCTGAAAAAGAAGCTGAGGATAAAAGGAAAGCCTTAAAGCTTGAATCTAGTTTGACAAACACTTTAaagcagaagaagaaggaattggAAGAAATAACAAGAAAGTATGACGAGATCGTTGATATTAAACCGGTTGCAGAGGCATCCAAGAGAAAGTTTTTTGGTGAAGAGAATTGGAAAGCATCTAAGATAAAGTTTGATGATGAAAGGGAAATGAAAGCAACTCAGTGGAATGATTATCAAGGGAATTCCAAG GAGATAttagatgaaaatgatgaaaaacaaTATAAGTTGTCCAAACAAAGGAAGGACTAG